The Desulfovibrio fairfieldensis sequence ATGTTTCCGCCACGCCGGGCCGCTACGAGATGGACCAGGCCCAGGGCATCGTGGCCGAACAGATCATCCGCCCCACCGGTCTGGTGGACCCGGAAGTGGAGATCCGCCCGGTCAAGGGCCAGATGGAGGATCTGCTCAGCGAGTGCCGGGCCAGGGTTACGCGCGGCGAGCGCGTGCTGGTGACCACCCTGACCAAGCGCATGGCCGAGGATCTGACCGAATACTGTTGCAATATGGGCGTAAAGGCGCGCTATCTGCATTCGGACATCGAGACCCTGGAGCGTCTTCAGATTATCCGGGCCCTGCGTATGGGCGAGTTCGATGTGCTGGTGGGCATTAATCTGCTGCGCGAAGGCCTGGATATTCCGGAAGTTTCCCTGGTCTGCATTCTGGACGCGGACAAGGAAGGCTTTCTGCGCTCCACAGGCTCGCTGATCCAGACCTTCGGCCGTGCCGCGCGCAATGCCCAAGGCCGGGTGATTCTCTATGCCGACAAGGTGACGGCCTCCATGAAGGCCGCCATGGACGAAACCGGCCGCCGACGCGCCAAGCAGACGACCTACAACGAAGAGCACCACATCACTCCCCGGAGTACGACAAAAAGTCTTGAATCTCCGCTGGATACGCTGTATGTGGATAACGATGCGGCCAAGGGCCGGGGCAAGGGGCGCGGTAACGGTAAAGCCAACGGCAAGGCTGATGCCGCGCCGCTCACCGCCGAAGATACGGCAGCCCTGGTGCTCAAGCTGGAAAAGGAAATGCGCCAGGCCGCGCGCGATCTGGAATTTGAACAGGCCGCGGAACTGCGTGACCGCATCCGCGCTTTGCGCGCCCGGCTTATTGCCCTTCCCGAATAAAGGAAGTGCTGATTAATGCTCTGACCTTGGCAACGGCCAGAAATCCTTATTAGTCAGTACGTGCTAAAGGCTTTTCCTATGTCCCCTCAGAACAAGCCCCCTGTCGAGCAGCATTCGCTTCTCGCACCGCAGCCTTCGGCGCAGGAGCGAGAGCGCGCCCGTCGGCTCAGCGCCGAGCTGGAGCGCCATAATTATCTCTATCACACTCTGGACGCGCCGGAGATCAGCGATGAACAGTACGATGCCCTGTTCCGGGAGCTGACGGAGCTGGAAGAGCGCTGGCCCGGCCTGCGCAGCCCGCATTCGCCCACCTTGCGGGTGGGCGGCAGGCTGCTTGATGGTCTGGCCAAAAAGGCACACCGCCGCCGGATGTACGGCCTGGACAACGTGTTTTCCGACGAGGACTGGCGCGACTTCGTGGAGCGCATGCAGCGCGCCTGGGATACGGAACTTAACGGCCCTCTGCCGCTGGGCTTCTGGTGTGATCCCAAGCTGGACGGCCTGGCTCTGGAAATTATCTATGAGAACGGCCTCCTGATTGAAGCCCTGACCCGCGGCGACGGTGAAATCGGCGAAGTGGTCACCGAAGCCGTGCGCACCATCCGCACCGTGCCCCTGCGCCTGCGGGGAGAGGGGCCCTTCCCGGCCCGCCTGGAAGTACGCGGTGAAGTGGTCATGTTCAAAAAGGACTTTGAGGCCCTCAACGCCCAGCAGGAGGCCTTGGGCCGAAAAACCTTTGCCAATCCGCGCAACGCCGCCGCCGGCACCTTACGGCAGCTGGATATTTCCGTTACCGAATCCCGTCCCCTGCGCTTTCTGGCTTACAGCTTGGGCGAAGCGGACTGGGCGCCGGCGAAACCCTGCCTGTTTCAGCATGAACTCATGGCGCGTTTAACGGCCTACGGCTTTCTGACTCCCCCCGACGGCAGGCTCTGCGCCGGAGCGGACGAGGTGGAAGCCTACGCGGCCTGGGTGCGCGAACACCGTCAGGATTTTCCCATGGAAATCGACGGAGCCGTGGCCAAAGAGGATAATCTGGAAGCCCAGGAGGCGCTGGGCTTCACGGCACGCGCGCCGCGTTTCGCCGTGGCCTTCAAATTTCCGGCCATGCAGGCTGAAACCCGGCTCACGGGCATTGACATTCAGGTGGGCCGTACCGGCGTGCTTACGCCCGTGGCCGTACTGGAGCCCGTGCCCGTGGGCGGGGTCATGGTTTCGCGGGCCACCCTGCATAATGAGGATGAGATCCGCGCCCGCGACGTGCGCGTGGGTGATACGGTCATTGTGCAGCGCGCCGGGGACGTGATCCCCGAAGTGGTGGGGCCGGTGCTGTCCAGGCGTCCGCCCGACGCCGTGGAATTCGTCTTTCCGCACACCTGCCCGGCCTGCGGCGAAGCCGTGCACCGCGAGCCCGGCGAGGCTGCCTGGCGCTGCGACAATCTCTCCTGTCCGGCGGTGCGCCTGCGCGCCATCAGCCATTTTGTATCCAAGGCCGGTCTGGATATCCAGGGAGTGGGCCAGAAATGGATCGCGCAACTGGTGACCTCGGGCCGGGTGCAATCTCCGGCGGACCTGTTTACACTGAAGGCGGAAGAG is a genomic window containing:
- the ligA gene encoding NAD-dependent DNA ligase LigA, encoding MSPQNKPPVEQHSLLAPQPSAQERERARRLSAELERHNYLYHTLDAPEISDEQYDALFRELTELEERWPGLRSPHSPTLRVGGRLLDGLAKKAHRRRMYGLDNVFSDEDWRDFVERMQRAWDTELNGPLPLGFWCDPKLDGLALEIIYENGLLIEALTRGDGEIGEVVTEAVRTIRTVPLRLRGEGPFPARLEVRGEVVMFKKDFEALNAQQEALGRKTFANPRNAAAGTLRQLDISVTESRPLRFLAYSLGEADWAPAKPCLFQHELMARLTAYGFLTPPDGRLCAGADEVEAYAAWVREHRQDFPMEIDGAVAKEDNLEAQEALGFTARAPRFAVAFKFPAMQAETRLTGIDIQVGRTGVLTPVAVLEPVPVGGVMVSRATLHNEDEIRARDVRVGDTVIVQRAGDVIPEVVGPVLSRRPPDAVEFVFPHTCPACGEAVHREPGEAAWRCDNLSCPAVRLRAISHFVSKAGLDIQGVGQKWIAQLVTSGRVQSPADLFTLKAEELLDFERMGEVLARKFVDALDEARHTATLPRLISALGIRHVGEQTARLLAGHFRDLDDLGRADAETLQALPDVGPEVAASIRNFYESPANRAQLERFRELGLWPLSPLADANSAETAQTQAGPLQGKNILFTGTLSLQRGKAQHLAEAAGAIPAGSVNKKLDFLVVGDKPGSKLDKARALGIAVLDEAGFRELLAASGIPLDHATE